In Aestuariibaculum lutulentum, one DNA window encodes the following:
- a CDS encoding ribonuclease Z has product MKLTILGCYSATPRALTNTTSQVLEINNHMFLIDCGEGTQVQLRKHKIKFNRIKHIFISHLHGDHFFGLVGLISTFRLLTRETDLHIYGPKGIKEVITLQMKLSDSWTNYKLIFHELTSTESQLIFEDDLVEVHTIPLNHRVYTNGYLFKEKEGNRKLDINLVEEANIDVAYYRKLQQGFDVVNEDGVLIANEKVTKPAKKPKSYAFCSDTMYKEDIVPIIKDVDVLYHESTFLEKHANLAPQTKHSTAKEAATIAKKANAGVLLLGHYSTRYDSLKPFKEEAQEVFKHVRLSQDGKVFDFS; this is encoded by the coding sequence ATGAAGCTCACTATTTTAGGTTGTTACAGTGCTACACCAAGAGCTTTAACCAATACCACTTCACAAGTTTTAGAAATAAATAACCACATGTTTTTAATAGACTGTGGTGAAGGTACTCAGGTGCAGTTGCGAAAGCATAAAATAAAGTTTAACAGGATTAAGCATATTTTTATTTCGCATTTGCATGGTGATCATTTTTTTGGTCTTGTTGGGCTCATTTCGACATTTCGCTTACTTACTCGTGAAACCGATTTACATATTTACGGTCCGAAAGGCATAAAAGAGGTGATTACGCTTCAAATGAAATTATCAGATTCCTGGACCAATTACAAGCTCATTTTTCACGAATTAACATCAACTGAATCTCAACTAATTTTTGAGGATGATTTGGTTGAAGTGCATACCATTCCTTTAAATCATAGGGTATATACCAACGGGTATTTATTCAAAGAAAAGGAAGGAAATCGCAAATTGGATATTAATCTGGTTGAAGAAGCAAATATTGACGTGGCTTACTATCGAAAATTACAGCAAGGATTTGATGTTGTAAATGAAGATGGCGTTTTAATAGCCAATGAAAAAGTGACTAAACCTGCCAAGAAACCCAAAAGCTATGCCTTTTGTAGTGACACCATGTATAAGGAAGATATTGTGCCGATAATTAAAGATGTCGATGTGTTATATCACGAATCGACATTCCTGGAAAAGCACGCAAATCTGGCACCACAAACCAAGCATTCAACTGCAAAAGAAGCTGCTACAATTGCTAAAAAAGCAAATGCAGGGGTTTTGTTGTTAGGACATTATTCAACGCGTTACGATAGCCTAAAACCGTTTAAAGAAGAAGCTCAGGAAGTCTTTAAACACGTCAGGTTATCTCAGGATGGTAAAGTATTCGATTTTAGTTAA
- a CDS encoding PorP/SprF family type IX secretion system membrane protein, with amino-acid sequence MKLFKHYVIAIALLSCTVGLAQQLPQFTQYMYNTISVNPAYAGSREALSIVGLHRSQWVGFKGGPITQTLSIHSPLRNDRIGLGLSFIEDDLGPENFTYLYGDFSYAIPTGKTGKLAFGIKGGFTQYSLDDEFLNDPTVIEDTYFRGFSNRWSPNIGLGVYWSTDKWYLGLSTPRVLNTDRNTEEGYEALDRLSYYFTGGYVFNLGDKVKFKPAYLIKATNGAPLSYDLTANFLFNEKFWLGGSYRINEQTAAIGGIVDFQISRQLRIGYAYEKAISDIADYTTGTHEILLIYEFKFLSTKLKSPRYF; translated from the coding sequence ATGAAACTTTTTAAACATTACGTAATCGCTATTGCATTATTAAGCTGTACGGTTGGACTTGCGCAACAATTACCGCAGTTCACACAGTACATGTATAATACAATATCTGTTAACCCGGCTTATGCCGGTAGTAGAGAAGCCTTGAGCATTGTTGGATTGCACAGAAGCCAGTGGGTTGGGTTTAAAGGTGGTCCTATAACACAAACGTTATCTATTCATAGTCCGTTAAGAAATGACAGAATAGGTTTAGGTTTGTCGTTTATAGAAGACGATTTGGGTCCTGAAAATTTCACGTATCTGTACGGTGATTTCTCTTATGCCATTCCAACCGGAAAAACAGGAAAACTGGCTTTCGGTATTAAAGGAGGATTTACTCAATACAGTCTGGATGATGAATTTTTAAACGATCCTACTGTTATTGAAGACACCTACTTTAGAGGATTTTCTAATCGCTGGTCGCCAAATATAGGTTTAGGTGTTTACTGGAGTACGGACAAATGGTATTTAGGTTTATCTACCCCAAGAGTCTTAAACACCGATAGAAATACGGAAGAAGGCTATGAAGCTTTAGATCGTTTAAGTTATTACTTTACCGGTGGATATGTTTTCAATCTTGGTGATAAGGTAAAATTCAAACCAGCATACTTAATAAAAGCAACAAACGGTGCCCCTTTATCATACGATCTTACAGCTAACTTCTTGTTCAATGAAAAATTCTGGTTAGGAGGTTCGTATAGAATTAACGAGCAAACTGCTGCGATTGGAGGTATTGTAGATTTTCAAATTTCACGACAACTACGTATAGGTTATGCATACGAGAAAGCCATTTCTGATATAGCAGACTATACAACAGGAACACATGAAATCCTGCTTATTTACGAATTCAAATTCTTAAGTACTAAACTAAAATCACCTAGATACTTCTAA
- a CDS encoding CAP domain-containing protein — translation MKLLTKLPFLALLAILTFSCTTDSLEDQPLGEEFSLIILEDKSIEVEILELINDHRLSVGLSPLTDMSIVKSVAYTHTDYMVDNNEVSHANFFKRSEYLKANAGASKVSENVAYGYSSAESVVNAWLKSEGHRATIEGDFTNFDISAEVNSEGKWYYTNIFIKK, via the coding sequence ATGAAGTTATTAACCAAATTGCCATTTTTGGCACTTCTAGCTATTTTAACTTTCTCTTGTACCACTGATAGCCTTGAAGATCAACCCCTAGGAGAAGAGTTTAGTCTTATTATTTTAGAAGACAAATCAATCGAAGTAGAAATTTTAGAACTTATAAACGATCACAGATTATCAGTCGGACTTAGTCCTTTAACAGACATGTCTATTGTAAAATCTGTTGCTTACACACACACCGACTATATGGTAGATAACAATGAAGTATCACATGCTAATTTTTTTAAGAGAAGCGAATACTTAAAGGCCAATGCAGGGGCATCTAAAGTTTCTGAGAATGTAGCTTATGGTTACAGTTCTGCGGAATCGGTAGTTAATGCATGGCTTAAAAGCGAAGGGCACCGCGCTACCATAGAAGGTGATTTTACCAACTTCGACATTTCAGCCGAAGTAAACTCTGAAGGTAAATGGTATTACACCAATATCTTCATAAAAAAATAA
- the pdxH gene encoding pyridoxamine 5'-phosphate oxidase codes for MEKDLSSYRKSYEKGELLLENAPENPMELFQKWFYEVDNYFVEDETNAMTVSTIGLDGFPKSRVVLLKRYTYEGFIFYTNYNSEKGKAIALNPNVCLSFFWHGAERQVIIKGKAEKIAENLSDGYFESRPRGSQLGAIASDQSKVIESREALESKLQALEQEYEGKEIPRPEHWGGYIVKPVEIEFWQGRANRLHDRIRYTLQADYNWQVDRLSP; via the coding sequence ATGGAAAAGGACTTAAGTAGCTATAGGAAATCTTACGAAAAGGGAGAATTATTGTTGGAAAATGCTCCAGAAAATCCAATGGAATTGTTTCAAAAATGGTTTTATGAGGTCGACAATTATTTTGTTGAAGATGAAACAAATGCGATGACGGTTTCAACGATTGGTCTAGATGGATTTCCAAAAAGCAGGGTAGTACTTCTTAAACGTTATACTTACGAAGGATTTATATTTTACACCAATTACAACAGTGAAAAAGGTAAGGCTATTGCCCTGAATCCCAATGTATGTTTATCCTTTTTTTGGCATGGTGCCGAACGTCAGGTTATAATTAAAGGTAAAGCTGAAAAAATTGCTGAAAATTTAAGTGATGGTTATTTTGAGTCCAGACCCCGTGGTAGTCAGTTAGGAGCTATAGCTTCAGACCAAAGCAAAGTTATTGAGAGCAGGGAAGCTCTTGAAAGTAAGCTTCAGGCTTTAGAGCAGGAGTACGAGGGGAAAGAAATACCTCGTCCTGAGCATTGGGGTGGTTATATTGTTAAACCTGTGGAGATTGAATTTTGGCAGGGAAGAGCTAACAGATTACACGATAGAATTCGATATACATTACAAGCAGACTATAATTGGCAGGTTGATCGATTATCTCCATGA
- a CDS encoding DUF3291 domain-containing protein produces the protein MNTYHLAQVNIAKGLAPLSDPIMQDFINNVDRINAIADDSKGFVWRFKDEDKDEALSIFKEEDLLVNISVWEDLESLFNYIYHSDHIEVFKRKKEWFNKVEMKHMAFWYVPFGTKPTLKDAKIRLDYLNSHGETPYAFTFKSKFSVVDSINYKTQ, from the coding sequence ATGAACACTTACCATCTTGCACAAGTTAATATCGCTAAAGGTTTAGCGCCTCTAAGCGATCCTATTATGCAGGATTTTATAAATAATGTAGACCGTATAAATGCTATTGCAGACGATAGCAAAGGCTTTGTCTGGCGTTTTAAAGACGAAGATAAAGATGAAGCCTTATCTATTTTTAAAGAAGAGGATTTATTGGTTAATATTTCAGTTTGGGAAGATTTAGAATCCCTTTTCAATTACATTTATCATTCCGATCATATTGAGGTTTTCAAAAGAAAAAAAGAGTGGTTTAATAAAGTAGAAATGAAGCATATGGCCTTTTGGTACGTTCCGTTTGGAACTAAACCTACCTTAAAAGATGCTAAAATTCGATTAGATTACTTAAATTCACATGGAGAAACCCCATATGCGTTTACCTTTAAAAGTAAATTTTCGGTAGTCGATTCTATTAATTATAAAACCCAATAA
- the pyrR gene encoding bifunctional pyr operon transcriptional regulator/uracil phosphoribosyltransferase PyrR: MSQKVLLNEKEVNIILHRLACQLIEKHNDFSDTVLIGLQPRGVYLADRIAKILREDYKVENIQLGYLDITFFRDDFRRGEKPLEANKTKINFLVENKNIVFIDDVLYTGRSIRAALTAIQSFGRPNEIELLTLIDRRFSRHLPIQPNYRGRQVDVINNEKVRVNWKEKDNEDSVYLIER, from the coding sequence ATGAGTCAAAAAGTTTTACTTAACGAAAAAGAGGTAAACATCATTCTTCACCGATTGGCTTGTCAACTTATTGAAAAACATAACGACTTCTCAGATACCGTACTTATTGGTTTACAGCCGCGTGGCGTGTATTTAGCCGATAGAATCGCTAAAATTTTACGAGAAGACTATAAGGTTGAAAATATCCAGTTAGGGTATTTAGACATTACGTTTTTTAGAGATGATTTTCGCCGAGGAGAAAAGCCATTAGAGGCGAATAAAACCAAAATCAATTTTTTAGTAGAAAATAAAAACATCGTGTTTATAGACGATGTATTATATACCGGTAGAAGTATTAGAGCGGCTTTAACCGCTATACAATCGTTTGGAAGACCGAACGAAATAGAACTTTTAACGCTAATTGATAGACGTTTTAGCAGGCATTTACCAATTCAGCCTAACTACAGAGGAAGACAGGTAGATGTTATTAATAATGAGAAAGTACGTGTAAACTGGAAAGAGAAGGATAATGAAGATTCAGTTTACCTTATAGAACGATAA
- a CDS encoding OmpA family protein: protein MKIKNYILVFAALMLTVTVFAQQGKQNHADTLFNKFSFVKAAEVYKELIAKNYNKDYATRKLADCYALLRDPKNASKYYKKVVEQDNVPIEYYYSYAQSLRGVKDYDASEKWLQRYKDSGGVVNNNDFSKDSNFITNVFNAKQQYFLDKFDFNSEYSDFGAYEHDGKIYFCSSRDAGVAIKRLYGWNEQPFLDVYVTDVDSKEEVDHTKKLNGDINTVFHDGPVTITKDGKYMYFSRNNFKDNVENKDSKGLTNMKIYRATFRDSIWTDVEDLPINSDNFSTQHAALNSDDTKLYFASDRPGGFGGSDIYVVDISADGVLGEPKNLGNVVNTNSAEGFPFINNEGTLFFSSDGHVGLGLLDVFATVNDENDNIIDVINLGTPVNSSNDDFSFTMSANGTSGYFASNRSGGKGDDDIYAYNRIPPLKVEGVVSDAINGNPIANSTIKLYDEKGAEIAYMETDEKGYYSINIDRNQDYKVVGSHEKYIEDYRTFTSKNLKTELTTITANLLLNPVEDVVTLAELNTIYFDFDKHNIRPDAALELDKIVDLMVNQYPDMVIRIESHTDSRGTLSYNDKLSIDRANSTYEYLISHGVAAERITAHEGFGERRLTNGCDGSEDCEEAAHQLNRRTQFIVIKME, encoded by the coding sequence ATGAAGATTAAAAATTACATTTTAGTATTCGCTGCGCTAATGTTAACCGTAACTGTGTTTGCACAGCAAGGAAAACAAAATCACGCAGACACGCTATTCAATAAATTCTCTTTTGTAAAAGCGGCTGAAGTTTATAAAGAACTTATTGCTAAAAATTACAACAAAGATTACGCAACAAGAAAGTTGGCCGATTGTTATGCCCTGTTAAGAGATCCGAAAAACGCCTCTAAATATTACAAAAAAGTTGTTGAACAAGATAATGTTCCTATTGAGTATTATTACAGTTACGCTCAATCTTTACGTGGTGTTAAAGATTACGATGCATCGGAAAAATGGTTACAACGTTATAAAGATTCTGGCGGTGTTGTAAATAATAACGACTTCTCTAAGGATTCGAATTTCATTACAAATGTCTTTAATGCCAAACAACAGTATTTCTTAGATAAGTTCGATTTCAATTCTGAGTATAGTGATTTTGGAGCTTATGAGCATGATGGTAAAATTTACTTCTGTTCTTCCCGCGATGCTGGTGTTGCCATTAAACGTTTATATGGTTGGAACGAACAACCGTTTTTAGATGTTTATGTTACCGACGTAGACTCTAAAGAAGAAGTTGATCACACCAAAAAGTTAAATGGCGATATTAATACTGTTTTCCACGATGGTCCTGTGACTATCACTAAAGACGGAAAATACATGTATTTCTCCAGAAATAACTTTAAAGATAATGTAGAAAACAAAGACTCTAAAGGTCTTACGAACATGAAAATTTATCGCGCAACATTTAGAGATAGTATCTGGACAGATGTTGAAGATTTACCAATTAACAGCGATAATTTCTCAACACAACATGCTGCTTTAAATAGCGACGATACAAAACTTTACTTCGCATCAGACAGACCTGGTGGTTTTGGAGGTTCAGATATCTATGTGGTTGACATCTCTGCCGATGGTGTTTTAGGTGAACCTAAAAACTTAGGGAATGTAGTAAATACAAATAGTGCAGAAGGTTTTCCTTTTATTAATAATGAAGGTACTCTGTTCTTCTCTTCAGACGGACACGTAGGTTTAGGATTATTAGACGTTTTTGCAACGGTAAACGATGAGAATGATAATATTATAGATGTTATAAATTTAGGTACACCTGTTAATTCCAGTAACGATGACTTTTCTTTCACGATGAGTGCTAATGGTACTTCTGGTTATTTTGCATCAAACAGATCTGGAGGAAAAGGTGATGACGACATTTATGCTTATAACAGAATACCGCCTTTAAAAGTTGAAGGTGTGGTTTCAGATGCTATTAATGGTAATCCAATAGCCAATTCAACCATCAAATTATACGATGAAAAAGGTGCAGAAATTGCCTATATGGAAACCGACGAAAAAGGATATTACTCTATTAATATAGACAGAAATCAGGATTACAAAGTTGTTGGAAGTCATGAGAAATACATAGAGGACTACAGAACATTTACCTCTAAAAATTTAAAAACCGAATTAACAACAATTACAGCTAACTTATTACTAAATCCTGTTGAAGATGTGGTGACTCTAGCCGAGTTAAATACAATTTACTTCGACTTCGATAAACATAACATCAGACCTGATGCAGCTTTAGAATTAGATAAAATTGTTGACCTAATGGTAAACCAGTATCCTGATATGGTAATCAGAATTGAATCGCACACCGATTCCAGAGGTACCTTATCTTATAACGATAAATTATCTATCGACAGAGCTAACTCTACTTATGAATATTTAATATCACATGGAGTTGCTGCCGAACGTATAACAGCTCATGAAGGATTTGGTGAGCGTAGATTAACAAACGGATGTGATGGTAGTGAAGATTGTGAAGAGGCTGCCCACCAGTTAAACAGACGTACACAGTTTATTGTTATAAAAATGGAATAA
- a CDS encoding aspartate carbamoyltransferase catalytic subunit — MSELSVNHLLGIKYLQEKDIQLIFETADHFKEVINRPIKKVPSLRDITIANLFFENSTRTKLSFELAEKRLSADVLNFSSAQSSVKKGETLIDTVNNILSMKVDMVVMRHPNPGAGVFLSKHVNASIVNAGDGAHEHPTQALLDSYSIRERLGDVAGKKVVIVGDILHSRVALSNIFALQMQGAEVMVCGPKTLIPRYIHELGVKVETDLRKALNWCDVANMLRVQNERMDISYFPSTREYTQQFGVNKELLDSLDKEIIIMHPGPINRGVEITSDVADSKQAIILDQVQNGVAVRMAVIYLLASKIKQ, encoded by the coding sequence ATGAGCGAATTAAGTGTAAATCACTTATTAGGAATTAAATATCTTCAAGAGAAAGATATTCAACTTATTTTTGAAACCGCCGATCATTTTAAAGAAGTGATTAACAGGCCAATTAAAAAAGTGCCTTCACTTCGAGATATTACCATTGCCAATTTATTTTTTGAAAATTCAACCAGAACCAAGTTGTCTTTCGAATTGGCAGAAAAGCGTCTGTCTGCAGATGTTTTAAATTTTTCATCAGCACAGTCTTCGGTTAAAAAAGGTGAAACGCTTATCGATACCGTAAACAACATTTTATCTATGAAGGTAGATATGGTGGTTATGCGTCACCCGAATCCGGGAGCTGGTGTATTTTTATCAAAGCACGTTAATGCCAGTATTGTAAATGCTGGAGATGGAGCCCACGAGCATCCAACACAAGCGTTGTTAGATTCGTATTCTATTCGTGAGCGTCTGGGGGATGTGGCAGGTAAAAAAGTAGTTATTGTCGGCGATATTTTACACAGTAGGGTAGCGCTTTCAAATATTTTTGCACTACAAATGCAAGGTGCAGAAGTTATGGTTTGCGGACCAAAAACGTTAATTCCGCGCTATATTCATGAGTTAGGTGTAAAAGTAGAAACAGACTTACGTAAAGCTTTAAACTGGTGTGATGTGGCTAATATGCTTCGCGTACAAAACGAGCGTATGGATATTAGTTACTTCCCGTCAACAAGAGAATATACACAACAATTCGGAGTAAATAAGGAACTATTAGATTCTTTAGATAAAGAGATTATTATCATGCACCCGGGGCCAATTAACCGCGGTGTGGAGATAACGAGTGATGTGGCCGATTCTAAACAAGCCATCATTTTAGACCAGGTTCAGAATGGTGTAGCCGTAAGAATGGCTGTTATATATTTATTAGCATCTAAAATAAAACAATAA
- a CDS encoding ribonuclease Z yields the protein MILDQDGNISIITQEKATLPELVKKIQALYPKFKNNNIIVVLSSLKSLGVQDIVEFLELSNTHRGAKQSFVIVTDKIALDETPDEIVVVPTTQEAYDIIEMEEMERDLGF from the coding sequence ATGATACTAGATCAAGACGGAAACATATCGATTATTACTCAGGAGAAAGCAACGCTTCCAGAGTTAGTTAAGAAGATTCAGGCTTTATACCCTAAGTTTAAAAATAATAATATTATTGTTGTTTTGTCGTCATTAAAATCGTTGGGCGTTCAGGATATTGTTGAATTTTTAGAACTTTCTAATACCCACCGTGGAGCTAAACAGTCGTTTGTAATTGTTACCGACAAGATTGCTTTAGACGAAACTCCAGATGAAATCGTAGTAGTGCCAACAACTCAAGAGGCGTACGATATTATTGAAATGGAGGAAATGGAACGCGATTTAGGGTTTTAA